From Penicillium digitatum chromosome 5, complete sequence, one genomic window encodes:
- a CDS encoding Nucleic acid-binding, OB-fold, translated as MDPLRASDSAANRGRGANTRKRDREDDMSSPAPLPPSSPTALGSSPPPIPFDMGDEDEDEDRGLVQDIDDIDELAEDEDGIDLFGDNFERDYRDAAQDRYENEGYIDDDEEHDEIDTATRRQLDARLNQRDRELARRRRMPAAFLQDDDDMELDLSRQPRRRRHHYDEDREDIDMADEGMEELSLEELADVKAANITDWVTQPQVLRSIYREFKAFLTEFIDPTGQSVYGNRIKTLGEVNSASLEVSYAHLSETKAALSYFLANEPTEVLKVFDQVALDVTLFHYPQYHDIHNEIHVRITDVPIIYTLRQLRQSHLNCLIRVSGVVTRRTGVFPQLKYVMFLCQKCGITLGPFQQEASAEVKISFCQNCQSRGPFTVNSEKTVYRNYQKLTLQESPGTVPAGRLPRQREVVLLADLIDSAKPGDEIEITGVYRNSYDAQLNNKNGFPVFATVIEANHVVKAHDQLAGFNLTEEDEREIRALSRDPDIVDKIVRSMAPSIYGHQDVKTAVALSLFGGVSKQAQGKMNIRGDINVLLLGDPGTAKSQVLKFVEKTAHRAVFATGQGASAVGLTASVRRDPLTSEWTLEGGALVLADRGVCLIDEFDKMNDQDRTSIHEAMEQQTISISKAGIVTTLQARCAVVSAANPKGGRYNSSIPFSENVDLTDPILSRFDILCVVRDLVDPAEDERLANFVIESHHRSNPARPLRNEKGNLVDTDGNLIDNEGYRINRDGQRLPPSQEEIAKRAAEKQRAEEEKEGEIPQELLRKYILYARERCHPKLYQIDQDKVARLFADMRRESLATGAYPITVRHLEAIMRIAESFCKMRLSEYCSSLDIDRAIAVTVDSFIGSQKVSCKKALSRAFAKYTLSRPKPQSKRRAGIPVSNPHLPRAQSTAH; from the exons ATGGA TCCGCTCCGAGCCAGCGACTCGGCCGCAAACCGTGGCCGAGGGGCCAACACTCGTAAGCGAGATAGGGAGGATGACATGTCCTCCCCAGCTCCATTGCCTCCTTCCAGTC CCACTGCCTTAGGCTCATCCCCTCCCCCGATCCCTTTTGACAtgggagatgaagatgaggatgaggatagAGGTCTTGTGCAAGACATTGATGATATTGATGAATTGgctgaagatgaggatggcATTGACCTGTTTGGTGACAACTTTGAACGGGATTATCGTGACGCAGCGCAAGATCGCTATGAAAATGAAGGATACATCGATGACGACGAAGAGCATGATGAAATCGATACCGCAACCCGTCGGCAGCTAGATGCTCGCCTGAACCAGAGagatcgtgaactggcaCGTCGGCGCCGGATGCCTGCGGCCTTTTTACAAGATGATGACGATATGGAATTGGACCTCTCGCGCCAACCCCGACGACGCAGACACCATTACGATGAGGACCGTGAAGATATTGACATGGCCGACGAGGGCATGGAAGAACTGTCATTGGAGGAACTGGCAGATGTCAAGGCAGCCAACATCACGGACTGGGTCACACAGCCCCAGGTCCTTCGCTCCATCTACCGTGAATTCAAGGCCTTCCTGACAGAGTTCATCGACCCTACCGGCCAGTCGGTTTACGGTAACCGAATCAAGACACTGGGTGAGGTGAACTCTGCTTCACTGGAAGTGTCCTATGCCCACCTCAGCGAGACCAAGGCAGCTCTGTCATACTTCCTCGCCAACGAGCCCACGGAAGTCCTGAAGGTATTTGATCAGGTCGCGCTTGACGTCACTTTATTCCACTACCCACAATATCACGATATTCACAACGAGATCCACGTCCGCATCACCGATGTACCAATCATTTACACACTCCGTCAGCTACGCCAGTCGCATCTCAACTGCCTGATCCGTGTCAGCGGTGTCGTTACCCGTCGAACTGGCGTTTTCCCGCAGTTGAAGTATGTCATGTTCCTCTGCCAGAAGTGCGGTATCACCTTGGGTCCATTCCAGCAAGAAGCTAGTGCGGAGGTGAAGATCTCGTTTTGTCAGAACTGCCAGTCGCGTGGTCCCTTCACTGTGAATTCGGAAAAGACAGTCTACCGCAACTACCAGAAGTTGACATTGCAAGAGTCACCCGGCACGGTTCCCGCAGGTCGTCTGCCGCGGCAGCGTGAGGTCGTTTTGCTTGCCGATTTGATCGACAGTGCCAAACCTGGtgatgagattgagattACCGGTGTCTACCGCAACAGCTACGATGCCCAGCTGAACAACAAAAACGGCTTCCCAGTTTTCGCCACTGTAATTGAGGCCAATCATGTAGTCAAGGCACACGACCAGCTGGCTGGTTTCAACCTGACAGAAGAGGATGAGCGCGAAATCCGCGCCCTCTCCCGTGACCCCGATATTGTGGACAAGATTGTTCGCTCTATGGCACCCAGTATTTACGGCCACCAGGACGTCAAGACTGCCGTTGCACTTTCGCTCTTTGGTGGTGTTAGCAAACAGGCCCAGGGCAAAATGAATATTCGTGGTGATATCAAcgtccttcttcttggtgacCCCGGTACCGCCAAGTCTCAAGTGCTCAAGTTCGTTGAGAAGACCGCCCACCGCGCTGTGTTTGCTACTGGTCAGGGTGCTAGTGCCGTCGGTCTCACGGCCAGTGTTCGCCGCGATCCTCTCACCAGCGAATGGACGTTGGAAGGTGGTGCGCTTGTGTTGGCTGATCGGGGTGTTTGTCTGATCGATGAGTTTGACAAGATGAACGACCAGGATCGGACATCTATTCACGAAGCTATGGAACAGCAAACCATTTCTATCTCCAAGGCCGGTATTGTGACAACATTGCAGGCTCGCTGTGCTGTCGTGTCCGCCGCTAACCCCAAGGGTGGTCGGTACAACAGCTCAATCCCCTTCTCAGAGAATGTCGACTTGACGGACCCTATCTTGTCTCGTTTCGATATTCTCTGTGTGGTGCGTGACCTGGTTGATCCTGCTGAGGATGAGCGCTTGGCCAATTTCGTGATCGAGTCGCACCACCGTTCCAACCCGGCCCGTCCTCTCCGAAACGAAAAGGGCAACTTGGTTGATACTGACGGCAATCTCATTGACAATGAGGGCTACCGCATTAACAGAGATGGCCAGAGACTTCCTCCATCACAGGAGGAGATCGCCAAACGCGCCGCAGAGAAACAAAGAGccgaagaggaaaaggaaggcGAAATCCCGCAGGAGCTCCTGCGAAAGTACATTCTGTATGCCCGCGAGCGTTGCCACCCCAAGCTTTATCAAATCGACCAGGACAAGGTCGCTCGTCTTTTTGCAGACATGCGCCGGGAGTCCCTTGCTACTGGAGCGTACCCCATTACA GTTCGTCACCTTGAAGCCATCATGCGTATTGCAGAATCTTTCTGCAAGATGCGCCTGTCAGAGTACTGCTCCTCGCTGGATATTGACCGTGCCATCGCTGTTACTGTGGATTCGTTCATCGGCAGCCAAAAGGTCAGCTGCAAGAAGGCACTCTCGCGTGCATTTGCCAA ATACACACTCTCCAGACCCAAACCCCAGTCCAAGCGCCGTGCGGGCATCCCGGTCTCAAACCCTCACCTGCCGCGGGCTCAGTCCACCGCCCACTAA
- a CDS encoding Pal1 cell morphology — MNATPALGYAPGISMAPQEHQASPTAASFGSNNPFRNRAFTPSVGGSISSSNRPERPRSTNPFLDDTEVMSPQSAPGMSTGVSMISPIDQNDMSSNTRDLFEALSLKPALPAPFDVTQRTASNPNRPRRERPERPSGPSAAPKEKDLLDIFADPPTSSQTAKDKAPRRPRRNSESSVMDRSSKLLDFDDDDDDDEKRQRERRHRESRSKDGKSRSGRKDRRLDVIDKLDVTSIYGTGMFHHDGPFDACNPHRNRRGMRTAPMQAFPKGSTNMALGGTGPNNSNIDLNLFHGTMEEGHNDFSTAARRSADTGVVDPTARVDPIHGPQSMGLGTSTFLDGAPASRSAMARRQSENESSLAQNGGLARKKSLAQRLRGRGAGSGRMSYSNDNYPLAPPPPSSSYSGSARTNERSPYNEEEEYDEEWDRKGSSIEARFEGGRLRSSSSPKQMERKTTNDRPYEESKLNPGGSGFLNRMKSLRKPKPERRTSD; from the exons ATGAATGCCACTCCAGCGCTTGGATATGCGCCTGGCATCTCGATGGCCCCGCAAG AACACCAAGCCTCTCCAACAGCGGCCAGCTTTGGCTCCAATAACCCCTTCCGAAACCGCGCTTTTACGCCCTCAGTTGGTGGATCTATCTCGTCGAGCAACCGCCCGGAACGCCCACGCTCTACAAACCCGTTCCTAGACGACACAGAGGTGATGTCTCCGCAGTCAGCCCCTGGCATGTCGACTGGTGTCAGCATGATCTCTCCGATAGATCAAAACGATATGTCAAGCAACACTCGGGATCTTTTT GAGGCCCTCTCCCTCAAGCCTGCTCTGCCCGCGCCATTTGATGTAACCCAACGCACTGCCTCGAACCCCAACAGACCCCGAAGGGAGCGCCCGGAGCGTCCATCAGGACCATCGGCGGCACCGAAAGAGAAAGATCTGCTCGATATATTTGCCGATCCCCCCACTTCGTCCCAAACTGCCAAAGACAAGGCGCCACGTCGTCCCCGGCGGAACTCGGAGTCGTCGGTAATGGACCGAAGCTCGAAGTTGTTAGATTttgacgacgatgacgacgatgacgagaAGCGCCAACGCGAACGGCGCCATCGCGAGAGTCGTAGCAAAGATGGCAAATCGCGCTCGGGCCGCAAGGACCGACGACTTGATGTCATTGACAAGCTGGATGTGACGAGTATCTACGGCACTGGGA TGTTCCACCACGATGGTCCATTTGATGCCTGCAACCCCCATCGCAATCGCCGTGGCATGCGCACCGCGCCTATGCAAGCCTTCCCCAAAGGTTCTACCAATATGGCTTTAGGCGGCACCGGCCCCAACAACTCTAATATTGATCTCAATCTTTTCCACGGCACGATGGAGGAAGGCCACAACGACTTCTCCACCGCGGCTCGCCGCAGTGCTGACACAGGCGTCGTAGATCCCACTGCCCGAGTGGACCCGATTCATGGGCCACAGAGTATGGGACTGGGAACCAGCACGTTCCTCGACGGAGCTCCCGCGAGTCGATCTGCCATGGCGCGCCGTCAGAGTGAAAATGAAAGCAGTCTGGCACAGAATGGTGGCCTCGCACGAAAGAAGAGTCTGGCTCAGCGGCTACGGGGCCGAGGTGCTGGATCCGGCCGCATGTCTTATTCAAATGACAACTATCCTCTAGCTCCCCCACCGCCGAGCTCCAGTTATTCTGGGTCTGCCCGGACCAATGAGAGAAGCCCCTacaacgaagaagaagaatatgaTGAAGAGTGGGACAGAAAGGGATCGAGCATCGAAGCTCGCTTTGAGGGTGGTCGGCTTCGCTCGTCTAGCAGTCCCAAGCAAATGGAGCGCAAGACCACCAACGACCGACCTTACGAAGAGTCGAAGCTCAACCCTGGTGGTAGTGGGTTCTTGAACCGAATGAAGAGTCTGCGCAAACCCAAGCCGGAGAGACGGACCAGTGACTGA
- a CDS encoding RNA polymerase II mediator complex subunit Soh1, putative, translating to MEDRSALTNPRFTLELEFVSSLANPYYLSHLAVTYPNLLGISRADDDNDSPSPDAEAFAAYLAYLYSYWKTPEYSQFLTHPGPTLRALRLLQEDTFRRDIILPQVIEGLAGVSVSEPAQTETETADETKEDGQNGKT from the coding sequence ATGGAGGATCGATCAGCCCTGACCAATCCGCGATTCACTCTCGAACTTGAATTCGTCTCATCTCTCGCCAACCCTTACTATCTGTCACACCTGGCAGTCACTTATCCCAATCTCCTGGGTATCTCACGTGCCGACGACGACAATGATTCCCCCTCACCAGACGCCGAGGCATTTGCAGCCTACCTAGCCTATCTCTACTCCTACTGGAAGACACCGGAGTACTCTCAGTTCCTCACCCATCCCGGCCCCACACTACGAGCGCTTCGACTGCTCCAGGAGGATACCTTCCGACGTGACATTATCCTACCCCAGGTCATTGAAGGCCTGGCAGGGGTCAGTGTCTCCGAGCCAGCTCAGACCGAGACCGAAACGGCAGATGAAACGAAGGAAGATGGTCAAAATGGAAAGACATGA
- a CDS encoding Protein efr3, translating to MESVRQSCRPKHQVLTLKCYPKYQKGVSEVRPNPSELSYLLYYTSTRRSKLTKVGGFLEKRVARDVWRRRIGNVQVALHILAALIEKVPRDLPIYARSVMTIIDTVLRSNDINMVEESIVTFEMFCQYQDIAAIAADQGLAHQYREVVRTYTSLADPEFTSNSNSNFSPQMAIRWRNAGLQAIRAVVSSETLTTDGGISLKLCLPVVLKNLYSDDEDLLTTLKSKLTEPDPNERERPKPRRMSVNTVHTVDTAEGDPELAAQSAVEADRKAELGARVLALRCLEQTIVSGSNRGQIRTAVTVVLQFISSKGFPRSEKHVQINEGKSGNWATSLIELIANWCPMQVRFIILITAMEILHDTSPKEDALESSFTILSVVDWLLSSSVNMIGLSVMDILSGLMHYASDIISPPERTGSAESEKKSNRQTDTVVQICPRRQDLLTLLEQCIGDLATHMYYRDQVADMMRAILRHFKPNFHHDSSTPSTLATVHESSVAHEGSANSGSEAYGEKTSAGSFSHAAAKLTALRSVKAILVVANSRTPATMSGVESRQPVGIHVWEGTQVLLRDADRDVRYAYTDAFLSWLQMETYADDLKVKLDSPKYIKTTPKRESEQVDRSIRRSSSASGNQRDKVALVAQSNFLRLLHLAIYDAALEAAVDDAEILLLHLLLANLVENLGINAAQFGVPMVLKMQDDLLNSIELSSVAARVNIGSLIHGYLLALSEYFNMQSSPVGLEISNEIQERQGKGCWLSKICLPPVDLNAIEFDNEKRSGNNSTSRPPLTPFRNVDGLVSTIEESYRMSASSPPQSPSTSSPAQGFTFPVLGHPTTTVKSQVEGGLPSVVKEQMLSPWSREACLAAVDKESTGTLSINGSRATQNTRNNQNQTNAVTNISPAGSQYNRRMSVPEIAASSSHGSSRGSPVRVNELRRVLSVTNDSHARRLSPLRGRLDASNASIISSGSDSMVSGNFSVSEIEGDATSIHPESPQAPDHNETKTPRALAAAIVPPGDKALTGEAPNLEMIESDAEIPPVPPIPAGLSIRGGFPNDSKRAQPSNNRPYTAPVPSAARDRAEASALNNKSLNLNKSRSNRSLATAAIPELLNDYESDALDGSHRDQLRKLLDGFLAPSETTPTIGSRPTTVKSASKAPLSESHNRRRISGGLGRPPY from the exons ATGGAGTCCGTTCGCCAGTCTTGTCGGCCAAAGCACCAGGTCTTGACCTTGAAATGTTATCCAAAATACCAGAAGGGAGTGTCGGAGGTCCGGCCGAATCCGAGTGAACTCTCCTACCTGCTGTACTATACGAGcacgcgccgcagcaaactgACCAAGGTCGGTGGTTTCCTGGAGAAGAGAGTTGCTCGGGATGTCTGGAGACGCAGAATAGG GAATGTTCAGGTGGCGCTGCATATCCTGGCTGCGCTCATTGAAAAAGTTCCTCGCGACCTGCCTATCTACGCCCGATCCGTCATGACAATAATCGACACCGTTCTCCGATCAAATGACATAAATATGGTAGAGGAATCGATTGTGACATTCGAAATGTTCTGTCAGTATCAGGACATTGCCGCCATCGCGGCTGACCAGGGCCTCGCACATCAATACCGAGAAGTTGTGCGAACTTACACTAGCCTTGCCGACCCGGAATTTACATCCAACTCGAACTCAAATTTCAGCCCGCAGATGGCCATCCGATGGAGAAATGCGGGACTGCAAGCTATTAGAGCTGTGGTCAGCTCAGAGACCTTGACCACCGATGGGGGAATCTCGCTGAAGCTCTGTTTGCCGGTTGTTCTGAAGAATCTCTATTctgacgatgaagatcttCTTACGACACTGAAGTCCAAACTTACCGAACCTGACCCGAATGAGCGCGAGAGGCCCAAACCCCGCCGAATGAGTGTCAACACGGTGCATACAGTGGACACGGCAGAGGGTGACCCCGAGTTGGCTGCGCAGTCGGCTGTGGAAGCAGATCGAAAGGCGGAACTGGGCGCTCGCGTCTTGGCCCTCCGCTGTCTCGAGCAAACCATCGTCTCGGGCAGTAACCGGGGCCAGATCCGTACTGCAGTAACGGTTGTTCTACAGTTCATTTCAAGCAAGGGCTTCCCACGGAGCGAAAAGCATGTCCAGATCAACGAGGGCAAAAGTGGCAACTGGGCAACATCTTTGATCGAGCTCATTGCGAACTGGTGTCCAATGCAAGTTCGTTTTATCATCCTGATCACAGCTATGGAGATTCTCCACGATACAAGCCCAAAGGAGGACGCTTTAGAGTCATCATTCACCATTCTTTCTGTGGTGGATTGGCTTCTCAGTTCTTCTGTGAATATGATTGGACTTAGCGTCATGGACATCCTCTCTGGGCTCATGCACTACGCTTCTGATATAATCTCACCGCCAGAGCGTACTGGGTCTGCAGAATCAGAGAAGAAATCAAATCGACAGACTGACACCGTGGTTCAAATCTGTCCCCGACGACAGGATCTTCTTACGCTACTGGAGCAATGTATTGGAGATCTTGCAACGCACATGTACTACAGAGACCAAGTCGCAGACATGATGCGTGCGATTCTCAGGCATTTCAAGCCTAATTTCCACCATGACAGTTCTACGCCATCCACATTGGCGACCGTTCACGAATCTAGTGTGGCACATGAGGGCTCAGCAAATTCCGGATCTGAGGCATATGGAGAGAAAACAAGCGCAGGTAGCTTCTCGCATGCTGCTGCTAAACTGACTGCTCTCCGATCCGTCAAGGCTATCTTGGTTGTGGCCAATTCAAGGACGCCAGCAACCATGTCCGGCGTCGAATCTAGACAGCCAGTCGGAATCCATGTGTGGGAAGGAACCCAAGTACTTCTTCGTGATGCGGATCGTGATGTTCGCTATGCATACACAGATGCATTCCTATCATGGCTGCAAATGGAGACCTATGCGGACGACCTCAAGGTCAAATTAGATTCACCCAAGTACATCAAGACAACCCCCAAAAGAGAAAGCGAGCAGGTGGACAGGTCGATCCGACGAAGTAGCTCGGCCTCCGGGAATCAGAGGGATAAAGTGGCGCTAGTGGCTCAGTCGAACTTCCTACGGCTTCTGCACCTGGCTATATACGATGCTGCACTTGAGGCAGCTGTTGATGACGCTGAGATTCTCCTGCTGCACCTACTTCTTGCAAATCTTGTCGAGAACCTTGGGATTAATGCTGCCCAATTCGGTGTTCCTATGGTCCTCAAAATGCAAGACGACTTGTTAAACTCTATAGAACTGAGCTCTGTCGCAGCTCGCGTCAACATTGGAAGCTTGATACATGGATATCTTCTTGCACTGTCTGAGTATTTCAACATGCAGTCCTCCCCCGTGGGACTTGAGATCAGTAATGAGATTCAAGAGCGACAAGGCAAgggatgttggctttccaaAATCTGCCTGCCCCCAGTGGATCTTAATGCCATTGAATTTGACAATGAGAAGAGGTCTGGCAACAATTCCACTTCTCGACCTCCATTGACACCCTTCCGTAATGTCGATGGACTTGTCTCTACGATTGAAGAGTCTTATCGCATGTCGGCATCGTCTCCTCCACAAAGCCCCTCGACCTCTTCTCCAGCACAAGGATTCACGTTCCCGGTTCTCGGGCACCCCACAACAACAGTCAAATCCCAAGTCGAGGGTGGCCTCCCGTCCGTCGTGAAAGAACAGATGTTGTCTCCGTGGTCTCGTGAGGCGTGTTTGGCAGCCGTCGATAAGGAAAGCACTGGAACTTTATCGATCAATGGCTCTCGGGCTACTCAAAATACTCGCAACAATCAAAACCAAACCAATGCGGTTACAAATATCTCACCCGCCGGCTCTCAGTATAACCGCCGCATGAGTGTCCCGGAGATAGCAGCCTCGTCATCCCACGGCTCGAGCAGAGGCTCGCCTGTTCGCGTCAATGAGCTTCGACGCGTGCTTTCGGTTACTAACGACTCCCATGCTCGACGCCTCAGTCCACTGCGTGGACGACTTGACGCGTCGAATGCTAGCATCATCTCTTCCGGGAGCGATAGCatggtcagcggcaacttCTCTGTTTCCGAGATAGAGGGAGATGCTACCTCGATACATCCAGAGAGCCCACAAGCACCCGATCACAATGAAACGAAGACACCCCGTGCTTTGGCTGCGGCAATTGTCCCACCAGGTGACAAAGCCCTAACCGGCGAGGCTCCGAATTTAGAAATGATTGAGTCAGACGCAGAAATCCCCCCCGTCCCCCCGATCCCAGCCGGTTTGTCGATCCGAGGTGGCTTCCCAAACGACTCAAAGCGTGCGCAGCCCTCAAATAATCGCCCATACACCGCGCCGGTTCCCTCGGCGGCGAGAGACAGGGCTGAAGCCAGTGCCTTGAACAATAAGTCTCTAAATCTCAACAAGAGCCGATCCAACCGTAGCCTTGCCACTGCTGCAATTCCTGAACTCTTAAACGACTATGAGTCGGATGCTCTAGATGGTAGTCACCGGGATCAACTGAGGAAGCTCTTAGATGGGTTCCTTGCGCCAAGTGAAACCACGCCGACAATTGGAAGTCGCCCGACAACTGTCAAATCTGCTTCCAAGGCTCCATTGAGCGAGTCTCACAACAGACGGCGGATTAGCGGAGGCCTTGGTCGGCCGCCCTATTGA
- a CDS encoding Palmitoyl-protein thioesterase → MRSITLLAALATKALSVVLPWQSATDATSGIQLPLVIWHGLGDDFEREGLVEVAKIAESTNPGTYVHLIRVANDGSGDRSATFFGNVTEQIALVCEQLAADPILSTAPAINALGFSQGGQFLRGYIERCNNPPVHNLVTFGSQHNGISAFESCAIDNWVCKGAEQLLRSGRWTSFAQSRVVPAQYFRDPEELDVYLEHSNFLADINNERAVKNETYKKNLVSLNRFAMFMFEEDTVAIPKQSALFSEVNATSGEVTALRERPIYKEDWLGLKQLDEQGKLDFKTAPGQHMQLSEEILRKAFGQYFAPLEKESRPPAPGLVEQRGL, encoded by the coding sequence ATGCGTTCTATCACACTTTTGGCCGCACTGGCTACCAAAGCTCTCTCAGTTGTGCTCCCGTGGCAATCCGCCACTGATGCAACCAGCGGAATACAGCTACCTCTCGTGATCTGGCACGGTCTGGGCGATGACTTCGAACGAGAAGGCCTCGTTGAAGTTGCCAAAATAGCCGAATCCACCAACCCCGGCACATACGTACACCTCATCCGAGTAGCTAACGACGGTAGCGGAGACCGCTCTGCAACCTTCTTCGGCAACGTAACGGAGCAAATCGCCCTAGTCTGCGAGCAGCTTGCTGCGGACCCCATCCTCAGCACGGCCCCAGCCATCAACGCGCTAGGTTTCTCTCAAGGTGGTCAGTTTCTACGCGGGTACATTGAGCGCTGTAACAATCCGCCCGTCCATAACCTCGTCACATTCGGCAGCCAACACAACGGCATCTCTGCGTTTGAGTCGTGTGCCATTGACAACTGGGTCTGTAAAGGGGCCGAGCAACTACTACGTTCGGGACGGTGGACGAGCTTTGCGCAGTCGCGTGTCGTGCCGGCGCAGTACTTCCGTGATCCGGAAGAGCTAGATGTCTACCTTGAACACAGCAATTTCCTGGCGGATATCAACAACGAGCGCGCCGTCAAGAACGAGACATACAAGAAGAATCTGGTATCGCTGAATCGGTTTGCGATGTTCATGTTTGAGGAGGATACAGTCGCTATTCCTAAGCAGAGTGCTTTGTTCTCTGAGGTTAATGCCACTAGTGGCGAGGTGACGGCTCTTCGCGAGAGGCCGATCTACAAGGAGGATTGGCTGGGGTTGAAGCAGCTTGATGAGCAGGGGAAGCTGGACTTCAAGACTGCCCCTGGACAGCACATGCAGCTGTCTGAAGAGATCCTACGCAAGGCTTTTGGTCAGTATTTTGCTCCGCTAGAGAAAGAGTCGCGTCCTCCGGCGCCGGGTCTCGTTGAGCAACGGGGACTTTGA
- a CDS encoding palmitoyl-protein thioesterase 1 encodes MNWTGGQLQRHHNRSGLLTKSQKQNFARVRLQKNTGSSTRNKHEDKIETNGNQVTEEPVSHSTGSQSTHSDNDLTEVKRQLLKEPDWAAVSATRPLELGFTSVEEVERFGKRRKLNEKDRKRLVAANNNGSTLFGRPRPLRRGRNSSSVIDTIEEDIQFEFNRQPVAQSNDSSGVATNSMSSQSMLLDHEGSPIADQDLGKENLTATWIINLFPRSQLSQRRALPSSV; translated from the exons ATGAATTGGACAGGCGGCCAGCTGCAGCGTCATCACAATCGCTCAGGCCTGTTGACCAAGTCTCAGAAGCAGAATTTCGCCAGGGTGAGACTCCAAAAAAACACG GGCTCGAGCACTAGGAACAAGCATGAGGATAAGATAGAGACAAATGGAAATCA AGTCACGGAAGAGCCGGTCTCACATTCGACTGGTAGTCAGTCCACTCATAGTGACAATGACTTGACCGAGGTCAAGCGCCAGCTGCTGAAAGAACCTGATTGGGCAGCCGTGTCTGCTACACGTCCACTCGAGCTTGGATTTACATCTGTGGAGGAAGTCGAGCGGTTTGGGAAGCGACGAAAGCTAAATGAGAAGGACAGGAAACGGCTTGTAGCAGCTAACAACAATGGGTCTACTCTTTTTGGGCGGCCTAGACCTCTACGAAGAGGCAGAAATTCATCCTCGGTAATCGACACCATTGAAGAAGACATTCAGTTTGAGTTCAACAGACAACCTGTGGCGCAATCCAATGACAGCTCAGGGGTGGCTACAAACAGCATGTCATCACAGTCAATGCTACTTGATCACGAAGGATCCCCTATTGCGGATCAGGACTTGGGGAAAGAGAATCTGACAGCTACCTGGATTATCAATCTCTTTCCTCGTTCACAACTATCTCAGCGCAGAGCTTTGCCCAGCAGTGTATGA